CGTTGAAGGGCAAATATCCCACCGCGTTGCTCGGTATCTTCCTCGGTCCGCTCACTTGGGCGGCCGCGGTCCGCATGGCGCGTCCCACCTCGCCGTGGGCGCGGTGGTTCTACTCGCCGGACAAGATCGATCGAGCCCGGCGCCGAGCCACCGACTTCGACCGGCGGTGGGCACCGGTCCGCACGCACTGGGACGATCTCATCGGTGGTAGCCCGAGCGTGCCCGCCGCCGAAGGAGCACCGCCGAATGAGCATCCGGTTGCCGGTTCGTCGACCAGGTGATCCGAATCACCGTAGGCTCCCTTAACGCAAGTATTTTTTGCGATTAACGGTTCCGGAGGCGCCCTGATGCTGTCGAGAAGAACGTTTGTTACGGGTGCCGTCGGCGTATTCGGCGTGCCGGCCCTGTCGTCGCTCGCGGGCCGCAGCGTCGCGTCCGCCACGCCGTCGCCCGAGGCGGTGCATGCCGGTCTGCGTTCGACGATCCGCGGGATTCCGGTCGATCAGGCCGCGGTCGCGGAGTGGGAGCGGCGGCGGGTTCCGGTCGCCGCGGCTCGGCTGGCCCGCGACTTCGGGGGCGTGCTCGGTGGCGAGCTGGATTCCCTGCTCACCCACCGGGCGCTGCCGGTGGCAGATCTTCCCGGCGGTCGCGCGGCGCTGGCACGAGCCCGGGCGGCGATCGGGGTCGATCGGATGCGCGAGTTGCTGGCACCGGAGATCGTCGCCTCGGAGAACGTCACCAGAGCGGCCGTTGCGTCATCCTCAGGTAGCTGGGCGATCGCCGAAGCGGTGATCGACAGTGCTCGCGGTACCGCGGCAGGTTTCGCCGACTGGTTCGACCGAGCCCGGATCGCCGACGCCCGCGACATCTGGACCGACGCGTGCCCTGATCACTATGTGATCGTCACCGGCGCCGACGGGCGCCAAGAGGTGATCGAGACAACCGGCGGGGCGGTGCTGCCCAGCCGATTCTTCTGCGATTACACCGACCTGGCGCGGGTGCCGATCCCCGGCGATCCGGCGTATCCGGTGACGATCGCCGCGACCGCGGCGCTCGCGACCGGCGAGCTGATCGGCGGCGTCCGGCATCAGTTCCGCGACCTGCCCGGCGGTGGATTCGGTGCCCGGCTGCGGGTCGCGTTTCCCATCGCTGTGCCCGAGCTGAACATCGTCGAGCACAGTTGGCATCTGGCCACCGAGTTCGGCAACTGGATCACCGCTTACCTCGATGGCTAGCCGCTACCGGTCCGGATGCGAACGGGCCGGTCGGGTAGAACGAAAACGTGGATCCCAACCGTGCCGGTGCCGAGTCGGTCGGTAGCCGTCCCGGCGGCAGATCGGAGCGAATCCGCCAGGCGGTGCTGGCGGCGGCTCTGTCCCAGGCGATGGAGCATGGCGTCGCCAACCTGAGCATCAAAGATATCGCCGCCCGAGCCGGGGTCGCCGAGACGACCATCTATCGGCGTTGGGGTCACCGAACCGCCGTGGTCGCCGATGCGGTGACCGAACTCGCCGGCCGCGGAAACCCGCCGCCGGATACCGGTACCCTGCGCGGCGACCTGGTGCAGTTGCTCGAGCAGACTCGAGATCTGGTCACCCAGCCGGGCATGGAGCGCTTTCTGGGAACGACGATCGCCTTGTTCGCCGACCCGGACATCGCGGCCGCCCGACGCACGTTCTGGAACGACCGGCTCGACCGGATCGCGCCGGTGATCCGGCGGGGGATCGACCGTGGCGAACTGCGGCGCGGCAGCGAGCCCCACGACGTGATCGAGACCTTGTGCGCGCCGCTGTATTTCCGGCTGTTCGTGACCGACAAGGCGATCGACGCGCGGTTCGTTGCACGGTGCGTCGAGCACACGTTCGCCGTCTATGCCGACCGGACCGGCGCCGGCTGAGGCCGCCGAACGGGGATCAGCCGGCGGTTTCCGGCCGTCTCCGGAGCGTCGGCTTGTCGATCTTGCCGACCGGGTTCTTCGGAATCTCTTCCAGCAGAATGACTTCCACCGGGATCTTGTACCGGCTGAGTTTTTCCGGCAGTTCCGCGAGGAGCGAAGCGGTGTTCGTCGTTGCGTTCGGGTTGAGCGAGACGTAGGCGATCGGCACCTCGCCGAGTACCGGATGCGGTCGAGCCACCACCGCAGCCTCGAAGACGTCCGGATTCTCGTAGAGGGCGGCTTCGATCTCCTTGGGATAGATGTTCTCCCCGCCCCGGATGATCATGTCCTTGACCCGGTCGACCAGGACGAGGTACCCGTCCTCGTCGAACCGGCCGACGTCCCCGGTCCGCAACCAGCCGTCGACCAGGGTCTTCGCGGTGTCTTCCGGCCGGTTGAGATAGCCCTGCATCACCACCGGCCCGGCGATCAGGACTTCGCCGGTGGCGCCCGCCGGGACGTCGTTGCCGTCCGAATCGGCGATTCGGATCTGCTGCCCGGGCAGCACCCGTCCGACCGTGCCCGGCTTACGTGGTCCGGCAACGGGGTTGATCGTGGACGCAGTGGTGGTCTCGGACAGGCCGTAGCCCTCGACCAACACGACGCCGTACCGGTTCTCGAACTTCGCGATCAGCTCGGCCGGCAT
Above is a genomic segment from Skermania piniformis containing:
- a CDS encoding TetR/AcrR family transcriptional regulator, with product MDPNRAGAESVGSRPGGRSERIRQAVLAAALSQAMEHGVANLSIKDIAARAGVAETTIYRRWGHRTAVVADAVTELAGRGNPPPDTGTLRGDLVQLLEQTRDLVTQPGMERFLGTTIALFADPDIAAARRTFWNDRLDRIAPVIRRGIDRGELRRGSEPHDVIETLCAPLYFRLFVTDKAIDARFVARCVEHTFAVYADRTGAG